The Geobacter sp. AOG2 genome includes a window with the following:
- the bfr gene encoding bacterioferritin, translating into MKGNEKIIEHLNLRLAEELTAINQYMVHSEMCDNWGYERLHHAIEKRAIDEMKHAEKLIARILFLDGRPIVSELNKMHIGAEVPKMHENDWSAEAGAIKGYNESIRLAVEVGDNGTRELLEAILKEEEDHIDWLEAQLDQIKQVSPQNYLVEQLH; encoded by the coding sequence ATGAAGGGAAACGAAAAGATCATCGAGCATCTCAACCTGCGTCTGGCAGAGGAGTTGACCGCCATCAACCAGTACATGGTCCATTCGGAGATGTGCGATAACTGGGGTTACGAACGGCTGCATCATGCCATTGAAAAACGGGCCATCGACGAGATGAAGCACGCTGAAAAGCTGATTGCCCGCATCCTTTTCCTGGATGGGCGGCCTATTGTCAGCGAGCTGAACAAGATGCACATCGGTGCCGAGGTGCCCAAGATGCACGAAAATGACTGGAGTGCCGAAGCGGGTGCCATCAAGGGGTACAATGAAAGCATCAGGCTGGCGGTGGAGGTGGGCGACAACGGGACGCGCGAATTGCTGGAGGCGATCCTCAAGGAGGAAGAGGACCACATCGACTGGCTGGAGGCGCAGCTTGACCAGATCAAGCAGGTGAGCCCCCAGAACTACCTGGTGGAGCAATTGCACTAA
- a CDS encoding helix-turn-helix domain-containing protein, with protein MHTGNYLPTTQAAEKTLELLELLAAGGEKLRIGELAGRMGVSRKEALLLLVTLESRAVLRWDEQARVYRPGRKTGEMVRQYLAQAGMQAVEASPRSTKPPRTTGSRTARAEMRRVSAGA; from the coding sequence ATGCACACGGGAAATTACCTGCCGACCACGCAGGCTGCGGAAAAGACACTGGAACTCCTGGAACTGCTGGCAGCCGGCGGCGAGAAGCTCAGGATAGGTGAGTTGGCGGGCAGAATGGGCGTTAGCCGCAAGGAAGCATTGCTGTTGTTGGTGACGCTGGAAAGTCGGGCGGTGCTGCGGTGGGACGAACAGGCCAGGGTCTATCGTCCGGGCCGTAAAACAGGGGAGATGGTGCGGCAGTACCTTGCCCAGGCGGGCATGCAGGCTGTGGAAGCATCGCCGCGGAGTACCAAGCCGCCCCGTACGACCGGTTCGCGAACTGCGAGAGCCGAGATGCGCCGTGTTTCGGCAGGTGCTTAG
- a CDS encoding cold-shock protein — protein MVNGTVKWFNDSKGFGFLEQEGGEDVFVHFSAIVGDGFKSLAEGDRVTFEITRGPKGLQAANVTRV, from the coding sequence ATGGTAAACGGAACAGTGAAATGGTTTAACGACAGCAAGGGGTTTGGTTTTCTTGAGCAGGAAGGTGGCGAGGACGTTTTCGTTCATTTTTCCGCGATTGTTGGCGATGGCTTCAAATCCCTCGCTGAAGGCGACAGGGTTACGTTCGAAATAACCCGTGGTCCGAAAGGGCTGCAGGCCGCAAACGTTACCAGGGTTTAA
- a CDS encoding NTP transferase domain-containing protein: MTGRVGAILLAAGLSRRMGTCKQLLQLGGKTVIAHCLESLLAGGVEEVIAVIGPQGDAVAAEALRHPVRIVRTTDPQGDMACSARTGRGALPPNVGGVLIAPCDHPLVTPETVARLIEAHHRDPAAIIIPTHAGRRGHPTCFPRSILDELDDTGTLRDLVRRDPNRLRHLETTDHGVVLDMDTPEDYRRLVEIWGELEGVQK, from the coding sequence GTGACGGGCCGGGTCGGGGCGATCCTGCTGGCAGCCGGCCTGTCCCGGCGCATGGGAACCTGCAAGCAATTGCTGCAACTGGGCGGAAAGACGGTCATTGCCCATTGTCTGGAAAGCCTGCTGGCGGGGGGAGTGGAAGAGGTAATCGCGGTTATCGGCCCACAAGGGGACGCCGTTGCTGCCGAGGCCCTCCGCCACCCGGTCCGCATCGTACGGACCACAGACCCTCAGGGCGACATGGCATGTTCTGCCAGGACCGGCCGCGGGGCGCTGCCGCCGAACGTGGGCGGCGTCCTCATTGCACCCTGCGACCACCCCCTGGTGACGCCCGAAACCGTGGCCAGGCTGATCGAGGCGCACCACCGCGACCCGGCGGCCATCATCATTCCCACCCACGCCGGACGACGCGGCCACCCCACCTGCTTCCCCCGTTCGATCCTCGACGAACTCGACGATACCGGCACCCTACGCGACCTTGTCCGCCGCGACCCGAACCGGCTCCGCCATCTGGAGACCACGGACCACGGGGTCGTGCTGGATATGGACACCCCGGAGGATTACCGGCGCCTCGTCGAGATATGGGGAGAACTCGAGGGTGTTCAAAAATAG
- a CDS encoding ABC-F family ATP-binding cassette domain-containing protein: MIHLSNITKQHGSQVLFRDASFQILPGTRNGLVGPNGAGKTTIFRIITGEEEVDGGEITCAKRTTIGYFSQDAGEMAGRSALEEVMAGSAETMRLATELKEMEAAMCLPQSDDEMAALLERYGVAQEEFEHRDGYDLDTRAQTVLTGLGIGPDRFHHPVESFSGGWKMRINLAKILTIKPDVLLLDEPTNHLDVESIIWLEEWLANDFDGALLMTSHDRDFMNRIVTRIVEVANRTVTTYGGNYDFYERERDIRREQLLASHRRQQEMLAKEEEFIARFAARASHAAQVQSRVKKIDKIERIELPPEERVVRFEFSEPPRSGDDVVVMDGLAKSWKLPDGKEHPVFSGVSGIIRRQNKIAVVGVNGAGKSTFLKVLSGQTGQTSGTVSLGANVELGYFSQHAMDILDPKKTVFETVQDAMPLANIGVIRNLLGAFLFQGDTVDKRIENLSGGEKSRVVLATLLARPVNFLVLDEPTNHLDIRSREVLLDALQGFNGTVVLVSHDRHFLRLLVDRVFEIDHGEMRVYEGNYEYYLTKAHGVAS, translated from the coding sequence ATGATCCATCTCTCTAATATCACCAAGCAGCACGGCTCGCAGGTCCTGTTCCGCGATGCCAGCTTCCAGATACTGCCCGGCACGCGCAACGGCCTTGTGGGACCGAACGGAGCCGGCAAGACCACCATCTTCCGCATCATCACCGGCGAAGAGGAGGTGGATGGCGGCGAGATAACCTGCGCCAAGCGTACCACCATCGGCTATTTTTCCCAGGATGCGGGAGAGATGGCGGGCCGCTCGGCCCTGGAGGAGGTCATGGCCGGTTCGGCGGAGACCATGCGTCTGGCGACTGAATTGAAAGAAATGGAGGCGGCCATGTGCCTGCCCCAGTCCGACGATGAAATGGCCGCCCTGCTGGAGCGCTACGGCGTGGCCCAGGAGGAGTTCGAGCACCGGGACGGCTACGACCTGGACACCCGGGCACAGACCGTACTGACCGGCCTCGGCATCGGCCCGGACCGTTTCCACCACCCGGTGGAGTCCTTCAGCGGCGGCTGGAAGATGCGCATCAACCTGGCAAAAATCCTGACTATCAAACCTGATGTCCTGCTATTGGACGAGCCGACCAACCACCTGGACGTGGAGTCGATCATCTGGCTTGAAGAGTGGCTGGCCAACGACTTCGACGGCGCCCTGCTGATGACCAGCCATGACCGGGATTTCATGAACCGCATCGTCACCCGCATCGTCGAGGTGGCCAACAGGACCGTTACCACCTACGGCGGTAATTACGATTTCTACGAACGGGAGCGCGACATCCGCCGGGAGCAGCTTCTGGCCAGTCACCGCCGCCAGCAGGAGATGCTGGCCAAGGAGGAGGAGTTCATTGCCCGCTTTGCCGCCCGTGCCTCCCACGCGGCCCAGGTGCAGTCGCGGGTCAAGAAGATCGACAAGATCGAGCGCATCGAACTGCCGCCCGAAGAGCGGGTGGTGCGTTTCGAATTCAGCGAGCCGCCCCGGAGCGGCGACGACGTGGTGGTCATGGATGGATTGGCCAAGAGCTGGAAGTTGCCCGATGGCAAGGAACATCCGGTTTTCAGCGGGGTGTCCGGCATCATCCGCCGCCAGAACAAGATTGCCGTAGTGGGAGTCAACGGCGCCGGAAAATCCACCTTCCTCAAGGTTTTGTCCGGGCAGACAGGACAGACCTCCGGCACCGTGAGCCTTGGCGCCAACGTGGAACTGGGCTATTTCAGCCAGCACGCCATGGACATCCTCGACCCGAAAAAAACCGTCTTCGAGACGGTTCAGGACGCCATGCCCCTGGCAAATATCGGCGTGATCCGCAACCTGCTGGGCGCTTTCCTCTTCCAGGGCGACACGGTGGATAAACGCATCGAGAACCTGTCCGGCGGCGAGAAAAGCCGTGTGGTACTGGCAACTCTTCTGGCGCGACCGGTAAATTTTCTGGTACTGGACGAGCCGACCAACCACCTGGACATCAGATCGCGGGAGGTCCTTCTGGACGCCTTGCAGGGTTTCAATGGAACCGTCGTTCTGGTCAGCCACGACCGCCACTTCCTGCGCCTGCTGGTAGACCGGGTATTCGAGATCGACCACGGCGAGATGCGCGTTTACGAGGGAAATTACGAGTATTATCTCACTAAGGCCCACGGCGTGGCGTCATAG